A region from the Benincasa hispida cultivar B227 chromosome 12, ASM972705v1, whole genome shotgun sequence genome encodes:
- the LOC120092634 gene encoding nucleotide exchange factor SIL1, with the protein MSNNMGRFLVAGLCLWFSLTLVIADANDSSLGGLIWSSAKEESDLLIEHRPQEDSADADGFDGGFPSLDSMLQWAIGHSDPAKLKDTAQDVKRLSPSEIKKRQEEIKDLIEELKVPSDAKLMQIAIDDLKNSSLSLEDHHRALQELLELVEPIDNANDLDKLGGLAVLIHELNHFDPDVRKIAAWILGKASQNNPIVQKQVLEHGALAKLVTMVKSDFVEEAIKALYAISSLVQNNLSGQELFYAEAGETMLQDILSNSSRDIRLQKKAVFLASDLAMTQLEKTDEAQRPFFGDRLFLKSVVDLIHSTDVDLQEKALIALKNLLLLRTTKAQVLREFCGLDVALERMRVKLEVLMEDDDHRDYAMDVEDLRSQVELIFLQKLGKRMQVPT; encoded by the exons ATGAGCAATAACATGGGGCGTTTCCTAGTTGCTGGGCTCTGTTTATGGTTCTCTCTGACATTGGTGATTGCAGATGCAAATGACTCTTCTTTGGGAGGTTTAATCTGGTCGTCTGCAAAAGAAGAGAGCGATCTCCTTATCGAGCACAGGCCCCAGGAAGATTCCGCCGACGCTGATGGCTTTGATGGCGGCTTTCCTTCCCTCGATAGCATGTTACAGTGGGCTATAG GCCATTCTGATCCTGCAAAACTAAAGGATACTGCACAGGATGTGAAACGATTGTCTCCAAGTGAAATAAAGAAGCGTCAAGAAGAAATTAAG GACCTAATAGAGGAGTTGAAGGTGCCATCAGATGCAAAGCTGATGCAAATTGCGatagatgacttgaaaaatTCCTCTCTATCATTGGAAGATCACCATCGGGCACTACAGGAGCTTTTAGAACTCGTTGAGCCAATAGACAATGCAAATG ATTTGGACAAACTTGGGGGCCTTGCTGTGCTTATTCATGAGCTTAATCATTTCGATCCTGATGTGAGGAAAATTGCAGCGTGGATTCTTGGAAAAGCAAGTCAGAATAACCCTATTGTTCAAAAGCAG GTATTGGAACATGGGGCACTAGCAAAATTAGTAACGATGGTAAAATCTGATTTTGTAGAAGAAGCCATCAAGGCATTATATGCTATTTCATCGTTGgttcaaaataatttatctgGCCAGGAATTATTTTATGCCGAAGCTGGAGAAACTATGCTTCAG GATATTCTAAGCAATTCGAGCAGGGATATCAGATTGCAAAAGAAAGCTGTGTTTCTTGCAAGTGATTTGGCTATGACACAACTAGAAAAAACAGATGAAGCTCAAAGGCCATTTTTCGGAGATCGCCTTTTCTTGAAGTCTGTGGTTGATCTCATCCATTCGACAGACGTTGATCTCCAGGAGAAG GCCCTCATTGCTCTAAAGAACCTCCTGCTTCTAAGAACAACAAAAGCTCAAGTTTTAAGAGAATTTTGTGGGTTGGATGTTGCTTTGGAGAGGATGAGGGTGAAGCTGGAGGTATTAATGGAAGACGACGATCACCGAGATTATGCAATGGATGTGGAAGATCTACGAAGCCAAGTAGAGCTAATTTTCCTTCAAAAGCTGGGAAAG AGGATGCAGGTTCCAACATGA